The proteins below come from a single Chryseobacterium bernardetii genomic window:
- a CDS encoding AIM24 family protein gives MSKYSIEAFINETKENPQQRDYFELETKHLLEINLNNQAVWTKRGSMVSYVGNINFERQGMLAGGLGNLLKKAISGEGSKLMKAEGTGKLYVADSGKKVRILYLNNESVCVNGNDVLAHEQSVKSDITMLKSIAGMMSGGLFQVKLSGTGHIAITTHGDPLTLLVTPDTPVFTDPNATVAWSGNLSPELKTNVSFKSLIGRGSGEEFQMKFSGHGWVLIQPYEEVYYMEK, from the coding sequence ATGAGTAAATATTCGATAGAAGCATTTATCAACGAAACCAAAGAGAATCCGCAACAGAGGGATTATTTTGAGCTGGAAACCAAGCACCTTTTAGAAATTAATCTTAACAATCAGGCAGTTTGGACAAAAAGAGGAAGCATGGTAAGCTATGTGGGAAATATCAATTTTGAAAGGCAGGGAATGCTGGCAGGCGGCCTTGGAAATCTTCTGAAAAAAGCCATCAGCGGTGAGGGGAGCAAGCTTATGAAGGCTGAAGGAACCGGAAAACTGTATGTGGCAGACTCTGGCAAAAAAGTTCGTATCCTTTACCTGAATAACGAATCGGTATGTGTGAATGGAAATGATGTGCTGGCTCACGAACAAAGTGTAAAAAGTGATATTACTATGCTGAAAAGTATTGCAGGGATGATGTCCGGAGGTCTTTTCCAGGTAAAACTTTCCGGAACCGGCCATATCGCGATTACAACCCATGGTGATCCTTTAACTTTGCTTGTAACTCCGGATACTCCGGTTTTTACAGACCCTAATGCTACGGTTGCCTGGTCCGGAAACCTAAGCCCTGAACTGAAGACAAATGTGTCTTTTAAAAGCCTTATCGGAAGAGGAAGTGGTGAAGAATTCCAGATGAAATTTTCAGGCCACGGATGGGTACTTATCCAGCCATATGAAGAGGTCTATTATATGGAGAAATAG
- a CDS encoding carboxymuconolactone decarboxylase family protein: MNYKETAKETIGNLYKAHTSIRKSGIDEKLIALAELRVSQINGCAYCCSYHAKELLNFGFEQDTVNQLPGWQHTTAFDTRQKLVLEWAEAITYNNYVWQQIKEKLQQHFTEREIVELTSSITLMSTLNKLRITLAKQD; the protein is encoded by the coding sequence ATGAATTACAAAGAAACTGCAAAGGAAACTATTGGTAATCTGTATAAAGCACACACCAGCATCCGAAAATCCGGTATTGATGAAAAACTGATTGCATTAGCAGAGTTACGGGTTTCTCAAATTAATGGCTGTGCTTACTGCTGCAGTTATCATGCTAAAGAACTGCTTAATTTTGGCTTTGAACAGGATACTGTTAACCAATTACCCGGCTGGCAACATACCACGGCATTTGATACAAGGCAGAAACTTGTTTTAGAATGGGCAGAAGCCATCACTTATAATAATTATGTCTGGCAACAAATCAAAGAAAAATTACAACAGCATTTCACAGAGAGAGAAATTGTAGAATTAACTTCAAGTATTACTTTGATGAGTACTTTGAATAAACTACGGATTACTTTAGCTAAACAAGATTAA
- the rlmN gene encoding 23S rRNA (adenine(2503)-C(2))-methyltransferase RlmN, translated as MKDIRTLSLDQLKDYFVSLGEKPFRAKQVYDWLWSKNLHSIDEMTNLSKTLREKISEEYTINPVSVDLLQKSTDGTIKNGVKLHDGLLVESVLIPTETRTTACVSSQVGCSLNCEFCATAKLKRMRNLEVAEIVDQVALIDSQSRMYFDRPLSNIVFMGMGEPMMNYKNVVEAIRKITQPEGLGMSPRRITVSTSGIPKMIKMLADDELRVKLALSLHSAIEVKRNEIMPFSDKFPLTDIMEALQYWYQKTGSVITFEYCVWKGINDGDEDIKALIKYCKQVPSKVNLIQYNPIGDGKYDQCNKQAEENYIRQLENAGITVMVRRSRGGDIDAACGQLANKTAD; from the coding sequence ATGAAAGATATCCGTACATTATCATTAGACCAGCTTAAAGACTACTTCGTATCTTTAGGAGAAAAGCCGTTTCGTGCGAAACAGGTCTATGACTGGCTATGGAGTAAAAACCTCCATTCGATTGATGAAATGACGAATCTTTCGAAAACTCTTCGTGAAAAAATTTCCGAAGAATATACCATTAATCCCGTTTCTGTAGACCTGCTTCAGAAAAGTACTGATGGAACCATCAAAAACGGAGTGAAACTTCACGATGGATTATTGGTAGAGTCTGTTCTTATTCCAACAGAAACAAGAACAACAGCCTGTGTATCTTCACAGGTAGGCTGCTCATTGAACTGCGAATTCTGTGCTACCGCAAAACTGAAAAGGATGAGAAACCTTGAAGTGGCAGAAATTGTGGACCAGGTTGCTTTAATTGACAGCCAAAGCAGAATGTATTTTGACAGACCACTTTCCAATATTGTATTCATGGGAATGGGGGAGCCAATGATGAACTACAAAAATGTAGTGGAAGCTATCAGGAAAATTACTCAGCCGGAAGGATTGGGAATGTCTCCAAGAAGGATTACGGTGTCTACATCGGGAATTCCAAAAATGATCAAAATGCTTGCTGATGATGAATTACGTGTTAAACTAGCATTGTCTCTTCACTCAGCCATTGAAGTAAAACGTAATGAAATTATGCCTTTCTCAGATAAATTCCCGTTAACGGATATTATGGAGGCACTTCAGTACTGGTATCAGAAAACAGGTTCAGTAATCACTTTCGAATATTGTGTATGGAAAGGAATTAATGATGGTGATGAAGATATCAAAGCTTTAATCAAATACTGTAAGCAGGTTCCTTCAAAAGTGAACCTTATTCAATACAACCCGATCGGGGATGGAAAATATGACCAATGTAACAAACAGGCTGAAGAAAACTATATCCGTCAGCTTGAAAATGCAGGAATTACTGTAATGGTAAGAAGAAGTCGTGGAGGCGATATTGATGCAGCTTGCGGACAGTTAGCCAACAAAACAGCTGATTAA
- a CDS encoding sterol desaturase family protein, whose protein sequence is MMDFLMSEDGLEHVYAWAVPLHATVILAEMIYSHVSEAKLYSGKDLATNVYLALMNFGLDLIMKAFAMGVMFFFYNHRLFSWDLSIWYLIACFIITDFAYYVLHYVDHRSRAFWAVHITHHSSEFFNLTTGFRSPVLQPLYRYLYFSPLAFLGFNPWHIMVAYAIGQVYGTWVHTQTVKSMGFLEHILVTPSHHRVHHACNIKYLDKNMGMCLIIWDKIFGTFQKEDPNIPVKYGIYPKMPDNRPDTVLFYEWRKIWKDLKQPGLKFTDRINYIFNSPGWRHDGTGKTVRQYQKEYFAKQAQKEQAKNQERQKTA, encoded by the coding sequence ATGATGGATTTTCTTATGAGCGAGGACGGGCTTGAACATGTATATGCCTGGGCTGTTCCCTTGCATGCTACAGTTATTTTAGCTGAAATGATTTACAGCCACGTTTCAGAGGCGAAGTTATACAGTGGAAAAGATCTTGCTACAAATGTTTATCTTGCTTTGATGAACTTTGGTCTTGACCTGATCATGAAAGCATTTGCAATGGGGGTAATGTTTTTCTTTTACAACCATAGACTTTTTTCATGGGACCTTAGCATATGGTATTTAATTGCCTGCTTTATAATCACGGATTTTGCTTACTATGTTTTGCATTATGTGGATCACCGCTCCAGAGCATTCTGGGCTGTTCATATTACGCACCATAGCTCAGAATTCTTTAATCTTACAACAGGATTCAGGAGTCCGGTTTTACAGCCTCTTTACAGATATTTATACTTTTCACCATTAGCCTTTTTAGGATTTAATCCCTGGCATATTATGGTGGCATATGCTATTGGACAGGTATATGGAACTTGGGTGCACACCCAAACCGTAAAAAGTATGGGATTCTTGGAACATATTCTGGTAACTCCCTCTCACCACCGTGTTCACCATGCCTGCAACATTAAGTATCTGGATAAGAATATGGGAATGTGCCTTATTATCTGGGATAAAATATTTGGTACCTTTCAGAAAGAAGACCCGAATATTCCTGTAAAATATGGAATCTATCCTAAAATGCCCGACAACAGACCGGATACAGTACTTTTTTATGAATGGAGAAAAATTTGGAAAGATCTTAAGCAGCCAGGCCTAAAATTTACTGATAGAATCAACTATATTTTCAACTCACCAGGGTGGAGGCATGACGGAACTGGTAAGACGGTAAGACAATACCAAAAAGAATACTTTGCAAAACAGGCACAAAAAGAGCAGGCAAAGAATCAGGAGCGGCAAAAAACGGCTTAA
- a CDS encoding alpha-ketoacid dehydrogenase subunit alpha/beta, which translates to MQTTYIETQQISFQDFKNQILEDYKLGRISREMSYLGRREVLTGKAKFGIFGDGKELPQLAMAKVFRNGDFRSGYYRDQTFALAINALTVESFFAQMYADTSVEREPASAGRQMNGHFATRSLNEDGSWKDLTAQKNISSDISPTAGQMPRLLGLAQASTIYKSVKFEGSEKFSREGNEVAFGTIGDASTAEGHFWETLNAACALQVPMIVSIWDDGYGISVPTKNQRAKADISEMLSGFQRKEGEKQGCEIIQVRAWDYPALLDAYAKAEHFARTESVPVVVHVVDVTQPQGHSTSGSHERYKNETRLAWEAEFDGLVKFKEWIINYSIEIDGKEEIIATAEELDAIDEEAKRTAKAGQKAAWDNYQTAIKELIQSIVPLVENLKGQNTEVEAALTHFNKLVSKAKKDVFHLARKALLATRGTNSSERNQLIQKYNEAAEIEKDNYSSHLYSESEWKAENIKEIKPIYSDSSEDVDGRVVIRNNFDKIFEKYPETLIFGEDTGNIGDVNQGLEGMQEKYGALRIADTGIREATILGQGIGMAMRGLRPIAEIQYLDYVLYCLQGMSDDLATVHYRTKGGQKAPLIIRTRGHRLEGIWHSGSPMAGILNLSKGILVLVPRNLTKAAGFYNTMLQADEPAIIVECLNGYRLKEKQPDNLGEFTVPVGKIEVTKEGKDVTLVTYGSTWRIVTEAANELEKLGISAEVIDIQSLIPFDLSHEIAESVKKTNRLVVIDEDVEGGTTGFILQQILEKQKAFRYLDSDPLTISANNHRPAYASDGDYFSKPSADDMVEKIYALFNETNPQKYPAIF; encoded by the coding sequence ATGCAGACAACTTATATTGAAACACAGCAAATATCCTTTCAAGATTTTAAAAATCAGATACTTGAAGACTATAAATTAGGAAGGATTTCCCGTGAAATGTCTTATCTCGGAAGAAGAGAAGTACTTACCGGAAAAGCTAAATTCGGAATTTTTGGGGATGGTAAGGAACTTCCTCAGCTTGCAATGGCGAAGGTTTTCAGAAATGGAGACTTCCGTTCCGGATACTACAGAGATCAGACCTTTGCATTGGCAATTAATGCCTTAACGGTTGAAAGTTTTTTTGCTCAGATGTATGCTGATACAAGCGTGGAGAGAGAGCCGGCTTCAGCTGGAAGACAAATGAACGGGCACTTTGCAACAAGAAGTTTAAATGAAGACGGAAGCTGGAAAGATTTAACAGCACAGAAAAATATCTCTTCCGATATCTCTCCTACAGCAGGGCAGATGCCAAGATTATTAGGATTAGCTCAGGCTTCTACTATATATAAAAGTGTAAAGTTTGAAGGTTCTGAAAAGTTTTCAAGAGAAGGAAATGAAGTTGCTTTCGGAACTATTGGGGATGCCTCTACAGCAGAAGGTCATTTCTGGGAAACATTGAATGCTGCCTGTGCGCTTCAGGTTCCCATGATCGTTTCAATCTGGGATGACGGATACGGAATTTCTGTTCCTACTAAAAATCAGAGGGCAAAAGCGGACATCAGCGAAATGCTAAGCGGTTTCCAGAGAAAAGAAGGAGAGAAACAAGGCTGTGAGATCATTCAGGTAAGAGCTTGGGATTATCCTGCATTATTGGATGCTTACGCTAAAGCAGAACATTTTGCAAGAACAGAAAGCGTTCCTGTAGTAGTGCATGTAGTGGATGTTACTCAGCCTCAGGGGCATTCTACATCCGGATCGCACGAAAGATATAAAAACGAAACACGTTTAGCCTGGGAAGCTGAGTTTGACGGGTTAGTGAAATTCAAGGAATGGATCATCAATTATTCTATCGAAATTGACGGAAAAGAAGAAATAATTGCTACTGCTGAAGAATTGGATGCCATTGATGAAGAAGCTAAAAGAACAGCTAAAGCAGGGCAGAAAGCAGCATGGGATAATTACCAGACCGCTATTAAAGAACTGATACAGTCTATTGTTCCTTTAGTAGAAAACCTTAAAGGTCAGAATACTGAAGTAGAAGCAGCGCTTACCCATTTCAATAAGTTGGTTTCAAAAGCTAAGAAAGATGTATTCCACTTAGCAAGAAAAGCTTTATTGGCGACGAGAGGTACTAATTCTTCAGAAAGAAATCAGTTAATCCAGAAATACAATGAGGCAGCTGAAATTGAAAAAGACAACTATTCATCTCACTTATATTCCGAATCTGAATGGAAGGCTGAAAACATTAAAGAAATCAAGCCTATTTACTCAGACAGTTCTGAAGATGTAGACGGAAGAGTGGTGATCAGAAATAACTTTGATAAAATCTTTGAAAAATATCCTGAAACATTAATCTTTGGAGAAGATACCGGAAATATAGGTGACGTAAACCAGGGGTTAGAAGGAATGCAGGAGAAGTACGGAGCATTGCGTATTGCTGATACAGGAATTCGTGAAGCAACGATCCTTGGACAGGGAATTGGTATGGCGATGAGAGGTTTAAGACCAATTGCTGAAATTCAGTATTTAGATTATGTTCTTTATTGCTTACAGGGAATGAGCGATGATCTGGCAACTGTACATTACAGAACCAAAGGTGGTCAGAAAGCTCCATTAATCATCAGAACAAGAGGTCACAGATTAGAAGGGATCTGGCATTCAGGTTCTCCAATGGCAGGTATTCTTAACCTTTCAAAAGGAATCCTTGTATTGGTGCCAAGAAACCTTACGAAAGCTGCCGGTTTCTATAATACCATGCTTCAGGCTGATGAACCTGCCATTATTGTAGAATGCCTGAATGGATACAGATTAAAAGAGAAGCAGCCTGATAATTTAGGTGAATTTACTGTTCCTGTAGGTAAAATTGAAGTTACAAAAGAAGGAAAAGATGTTACTTTGGTAACTTATGGCTCTACATGGAGAATTGTAACAGAAGCTGCAAATGAGCTGGAAAAATTGGGTATTTCTGCAGAAGTTATTGATATCCAGTCATTAATTCCTTTCGATCTATCTCACGAAATTGCCGAAAGCGTTAAAAAAACAAACAGATTAGTAGTAATTGACGAAGATGTGGAAGGTGGAACAACAGGATTTATCCTACAGCAGATCCTGGAGAAGCAAAAAGCATTCAGATACCTGGATTCAGATCCATTAACGATCTCTGCTAACAATCACAGACCTGCGTATGCAAGTGATGGAGACTATTTCAGTAAACCGTCTGCAGACGATATGGTAGAAAAGATCTACGCTCTATTTAATGAAACCAATCCTCAGAAATATCCTGCGATATTCTAA
- a CDS encoding GLPGLI family protein, with product MNYNKKLLQLSLLFLSVLFYAQSDKKEILYGNFTYLLKAKLNTQTPDYIHEELFSLYIGENRAFFASTQSLKKDTVMANSIVSTKNADGSIVMSFKNGTSLPKTKFQYTIIQSNENIQYFQPVGMSVLTYKEPVIGSWKLIDETKVINTMNCKKATVTYKGRNWTAWYSTEIPLPYGPYKFSGLPGLIIKMIDQKNEYDFELIKSVPTSQLEGKSINIKKSRYTEAIETTQPKFQQALKASYENIAGVLANSGTTILGGQEKINQRQRELDLIRKYLNPIELE from the coding sequence ATGAATTACAACAAAAAACTACTTCAATTATCACTTTTATTTTTAAGTGTTTTATTTTATGCTCAATCAGATAAAAAAGAGATTTTATATGGGAACTTTACCTATCTTCTAAAAGCTAAACTAAATACACAGACCCCCGACTATATACACGAAGAACTTTTTTCATTGTACATAGGTGAAAACCGTGCATTTTTTGCAAGTACTCAATCCCTTAAAAAAGATACAGTGATGGCAAACTCTATTGTATCTACCAAGAATGCAGATGGAAGTATAGTTATGAGTTTTAAAAATGGGACATCATTGCCTAAAACAAAATTTCAATATACAATTATACAATCCAATGAAAATATACAATACTTTCAACCAGTTGGGATGTCGGTACTTACTTATAAAGAGCCGGTTATAGGAAGCTGGAAACTTATAGATGAAACAAAAGTAATCAATACGATGAACTGCAAAAAAGCGACAGTTACCTATAAAGGAAGAAACTGGACTGCTTGGTATTCCACCGAAATCCCATTGCCTTATGGTCCTTATAAATTCAGCGGGCTACCGGGATTAATTATCAAAATGATAGATCAAAAAAATGAGTATGATTTTGAACTGATAAAATCTGTCCCGACTTCACAATTGGAAGGGAAATCAATTAATATAAAGAAAAGCCGTTATACTGAAGCTATTGAAACTACCCAGCCAAAATTTCAGCAGGCACTAAAAGCCAGTTATGAAAATATAGCAGGTGTACTGGCAAATTCCGGAACGACCATATTAGGAGGTCAGGAAAAGATTAATCAAAGGCAGAGAGAATTGGATCTTATCAGGAAATATTTAAATCCGATAGAGCTGGAATAA
- a CDS encoding Gfo/Idh/MocA family protein, whose protein sequence is MDNSTSRRNFIKTAALASFGALVLPNSLFAYSNDFKTDKKVRVGFIGVGLRGQQHVKLLAKRNDVEIVAFADPDKRMLAASQKILKDNNKSAAQEFSNGEYDYRNLLKLKTIDAVVIATPWEWHLTQGVEAMRAKKIVGMEVSGAIKLQECWEFVKVYEETKVPIFMMENVCYRRDVMAILNMVRKGMFGELVHGRGGYQHDLRGVLFNDGVTPYNSGAEFGEKGFSEAKWRTEHYVKRNGELYPTHGLGPIAMMMDINRGNRLTRLSSFSSKSVGLHKYITEHAKGGESHPNAKVKFNQGDIVTTQIACENGETILLTHDTSLQRPYDLGFRVQGTEGLWQDFGWGEFNQGHIYFEKAMNHTHRWDNTEKWMKEHDHPMWKKFENTAAGAGHGGMDFFVMNTFIECIKRNIEFPMDVYDLALWYSITPLSEESIAKGGQVVEIPDFTNGKWKTRKPVFGMTDEF, encoded by the coding sequence ATGGACAATAGTACTTCCCGTAGGAATTTTATCAAAACAGCGGCTCTGGCAAGTTTTGGTGCATTGGTTTTACCCAATTCCTTATTTGCTTATTCAAATGATTTTAAAACAGATAAGAAAGTCCGTGTGGGCTTTATTGGTGTAGGGCTTCGCGGTCAGCAACATGTGAAGCTATTGGCTAAACGTAATGATGTAGAGATTGTAGCATTTGCTGATCCGGATAAAAGGATGCTTGCCGCTTCTCAAAAAATACTCAAAGACAACAATAAATCAGCAGCTCAGGAGTTCTCCAACGGTGAATATGATTACCGGAATCTTTTAAAATTAAAAACAATAGATGCTGTGGTGATTGCAACTCCATGGGAATGGCATCTTACCCAGGGTGTAGAAGCTATGCGTGCTAAAAAAATTGTGGGAATGGAAGTTTCCGGAGCTATCAAGCTTCAGGAATGCTGGGAATTTGTGAAAGTATATGAAGAAACGAAGGTTCCAATTTTCATGATGGAAAATGTATGCTACCGAAGAGATGTTATGGCTATTCTGAACATGGTCCGTAAGGGTATGTTTGGAGAATTGGTGCATGGAAGAGGCGGTTATCAGCACGATTTAAGAGGAGTACTTTTCAATGATGGAGTTACGCCCTACAATTCAGGAGCTGAATTTGGTGAAAAAGGGTTCAGTGAGGCTAAGTGGAGAACGGAACATTATGTAAAACGTAATGGAGAGCTTTATCCTACCCACGGATTAGGCCCCATTGCCATGATGATGGATATCAATCGTGGAAACCGTTTAACAAGGCTTTCATCATTCTCATCCAAATCAGTAGGATTACATAAATACATTACAGAGCATGCCAAAGGGGGAGAAAGCCACCCGAATGCTAAAGTAAAATTCAATCAGGGGGATATTGTAACCACACAGATTGCCTGTGAAAACGGAGAAACCATCCTTTTAACTCATGACACCAGCTTACAGAGACCTTATGATCTTGGGTTCCGCGTACAGGGAACAGAGGGATTATGGCAGGACTTCGGCTGGGGAGAATTCAACCAGGGCCACATTTATTTTGAAAAAGCAATGAATCACACCCATCGCTGGGACAATACGGAAAAGTGGATGAAAGAGCATGACCACCCGATGTGGAAGAAGTTTGAAAACACTGCTGCCGGGGCAGGACATGGCGGAATGGACTTTTTTGTGATGAATACCTTTATTGAATGTATCAAACGCAATATAGAATTCCCAATGGATGTTTATGATCTGGCCTTATGGTATTCAATTACTCCACTGAGTGAAGAGTCTATTGCCAAAGGAGGTCAGGTAGTTGAAATTCCTGATTTCACCAACGGTAAATGGAAAACCCGCAAACCTGTATTTGGAATGACTGATGAATTCTAA
- a CDS encoding polyprenyl synthetase family protein yields the protein MANTVEEIKRPINDEMKLFEQKFYESMQSKVPLLDKVTRFIVTTKGKQMRPMFVFLCAKLVGNVTEKTYRGASMIELIHTATLVHDDVVDESFKRRNFFSINALWKNKIAVLVGDYLLSKSVLLSTDHKDYDLLGVISRTIREMSEGELLQLEKARKLDITEDVYYEIIRQKTATLIAACCEIGVLSNNADEVLAKKMMDFGTFTGMAFQIKDDLFDYLSSNVIGKPVGIDIKEQKMTLPLIHTLKTANEKDRKYYFDTIKRYNNNPKRVKELIEFVKSSGGLEYAIKVMKDFQQKAKDILDEFPESEARKSLHIMLDYVIERKF from the coding sequence GTGGCAAATACAGTAGAAGAAATTAAACGACCGATCAATGATGAAATGAAGCTTTTTGAACAGAAGTTTTATGAATCAATGCAGAGTAAAGTCCCTTTATTAGATAAAGTAACCCGTTTTATTGTTACCACCAAAGGGAAACAGATGCGTCCTATGTTTGTATTTCTTTGTGCCAAACTGGTAGGAAATGTTACCGAAAAAACATATCGTGGAGCCTCCATGATTGAGCTGATTCACACTGCTACCTTAGTACATGATGATGTGGTGGATGAAAGTTTCAAACGCCGTAATTTTTTTTCCATTAATGCTCTGTGGAAGAATAAAATTGCTGTTTTGGTAGGAGATTACCTGTTATCAAAATCAGTATTGTTATCTACAGACCATAAAGATTACGATTTATTGGGAGTTATTTCAAGAACAATCCGTGAAATGTCTGAAGGTGAGCTTCTTCAGCTGGAGAAAGCCAGAAAACTGGATATTACAGAAGATGTTTATTATGAAATTATCCGTCAGAAAACAGCTACTCTGATTGCAGCCTGTTGTGAGATCGGGGTTCTTTCCAACAATGCAGATGAAGTTTTAGCCAAAAAAATGATGGATTTTGGGACCTTCACAGGAATGGCTTTTCAGATTAAGGATGACCTCTTTGATTATTTAAGCTCCAATGTGATCGGGAAACCTGTGGGAATTGATATTAAAGAACAGAAAATGACCCTGCCTTTGATCCATACCCTGAAAACGGCCAATGAAAAAGACAGAAAATACTATTTCGATACCATCAAACGTTACAATAACAATCCAAAACGCGTAAAAGAGCTCATAGAATTCGTTAAAAGTTCAGGTGGGCTGGAGTATGCTATTAAAGTAATGAAAGATTTCCAGCAAAAAGCAAAAGATATTCTGGATGAGTTCCCGGAGTCTGAAGCAAGAAAATCATTGCATATTATGCTGGATTATGTAATTGAAAGAAAATTCTGA
- the queA gene encoding tRNA preQ1(34) S-adenosylmethionine ribosyltransferase-isomerase QueA: MKTSDFNFDLPAELLAEHPSEHRDEARLMVLDRKTETIEHKLFKDVVDYFDEDDLFIFNNTKVFPARLYGNKEKTGAKIEVFLLRELDKETRVWDVLVDPARKIRIGNKLFFTEDESLVAEVIDNTTSRGRTLRFLFDGSYEEFRAKLKELGETPLPKYIKRAVEPEDAERYQTIYAKVEGAVAAPTAGLHFSKHLMKRLEIKGINFAEVTLHVGLGTFNPIEVEDLSKHKMESEEIIIDEKNAAIINKAVESHRRVCAVGTTTMRALETSVSSNKKISAFNGWTNKFIYPPHDFGVANSMITNFHTPKSTLIMMIAAFAGRDFVMHAYEEAVKEKYKFYSYGDAMLIL; encoded by the coding sequence ATGAAAACATCAGATTTTAATTTTGATCTTCCTGCGGAATTATTGGCAGAACACCCATCAGAGCACAGAGACGAAGCCAGATTAATGGTACTTGATAGAAAAACAGAAACTATCGAGCATAAATTATTCAAAGATGTAGTGGATTATTTTGATGAGGATGATTTGTTTATCTTCAACAACACTAAAGTTTTCCCTGCACGTCTTTATGGAAACAAAGAGAAAACAGGTGCTAAAATTGAAGTTTTCCTTTTAAGAGAGCTTGATAAGGAAACAAGAGTTTGGGACGTTTTGGTAGACCCTGCAAGAAAAATCAGAATTGGTAACAAATTATTTTTTACTGAAGATGAGTCTTTGGTAGCTGAGGTTATTGATAATACAACTTCAAGAGGAAGAACATTAAGATTCTTATTTGACGGTTCTTACGAAGAATTCAGAGCAAAACTTAAGGAATTAGGAGAGACTCCGCTTCCAAAATATATCAAAAGAGCAGTAGAGCCGGAAGATGCAGAAAGATACCAGACTATCTACGCTAAAGTAGAAGGAGCGGTAGCTGCACCTACAGCGGGACTTCACTTCTCTAAGCATTTGATGAAGAGATTAGAGATCAAAGGGATCAATTTTGCTGAGGTTACCCTTCACGTAGGATTAGGAACTTTTAACCCTATTGAGGTAGAAGATCTTTCTAAGCATAAAATGGAATCTGAAGAGATTATCATTGATGAGAAAAATGCTGCCATTATCAATAAAGCAGTAGAATCTCACAGAAGAGTTTGTGCCGTAGGAACTACAACAATGAGAGCATTGGAAACTTCTGTTTCTTCAAACAAAAAAATCTCTGCTTTTAACGGTTGGACAAATAAATTCATTTATCCTCCTCACGATTTCGGAGTTGCTAACTCTATGATTACAAACTTCCATACGCCAAAGTCTACTCTCATCATGATGATTGCTGCATTTGCAGGAAGAGACTTCGTAATGCATGCTTATGAAGAAGCCGTAAAAGAAAAGTATAAATTCTATTCTTACGGAGATGCAATGTTAATTCTATAA